The Ananas comosus cultivar F153 linkage group 2, ASM154086v1, whole genome shotgun sequence genome contains a region encoding:
- the LOC109723157 gene encoding programmed cell death protein 2-like, whose protein sequence is MGDVILGMPGRWAENNREKSDHYTTKIGGFPDWPIKDADIKLDLVQCKLCGGKLCLIAQIYAPVLTPKSSIEDRVIYVLGCPLPECGSNPQSWRALRVQKCQDETQISGSSPKAMPLEEECAPAKELNGTSEGHLSTDCTEENDDEGDSDLDLEDLARALAEAATLASQSKKQNGSKRPNSTAKGPAVKQRVDNANMPFLPCFYVYPEKELYAGKSNPVSVGDSAISIKENQSNTSDHEDEEKWEGENYEYDRALGADRTYLKFKKQLDAYPEQCFRYSYGGNPLLATPNLPKPETCKLCGSLRHYEFQLMPPLLYFLHQAADDSSVCSPDEWTWMTLIIYTCSKSCCPSLCAEKPGGCCWGVSEEEIIIQDDS, encoded by the exons atgGGGGATGTTATACTGGGCATGCCCGGGCGGTGGGCGGAGAACAACCGTGAGAAATCCGATCACTACACCACAAAGATCGGCGGTTTTCCG GATTGGCCCATAAAAGATGCGGATATTAAGCTTGATTTAGTTCAATGTAAGTTATGTGGAGGGAAGCTTTGTCTAATTGCACAG ATTTACGCGCCTGTTTTGACGCCAAAGTCGAGTATTGAGGATCGTGTGATTTATGTGCTTGGATGCCCATTGCCGGAATGTGGGAGTAACCCTCAAAG CTGGAGGGCTCTTCGAGTTCAGAAGTGCCAAGATGAGACGCAAATTAGCGGTAGCAGTCCAAAAGCAATGCCTTTGGAAGAAGAATGTGCGCCTGCTAAAGAACTCAACGGCACATCCGAGGGGCACTTGTCGACGGATTGCACTGAAGAGAATGATGATGAAGGCGATAGTGATTTAGATTTGGAGGATTTGGCTAGAGCGCTCGCAGAAGCTGCTACCCTTGCTTCTCAGTCCAAGAAGCAAAATGGATCCAAACGCCCTAATTCTACTGCGAAAGGACCCGCTGTTAAGCAAAGAGTAGACAACGCAAATATGCCAT TTCTGCCTTGTTTTTATGTATATCCGGAGAAGGAGCTGTATGCAGGGAAAAGTAATCCAGTTTCTGTTGGCGACTCTGCGATTTCTATAAAAGAAAACCAGAGCAATACGAGTGATCACGAGGATGAGGAAAAGTGGGAAGGAGAAAATTATGAGTATGATAGAGCTTTAGGGGCCGATCGTACATATTTGAAGTTCAAGAAACAGCTGGATGCATATCCTGAGCAGTGCTTTAG GTATTCCTATGGTGGTAATCCCCTGTTGGCCACACCGAACTTACCAAAGCCAGAGACTTGCAAGCTCTGTGGATCATTGCGGCACTACGAATTCCAGTTGATGCCTCCCTTGCTGTATTTTCTGCATCAAGCTGCTGATGATTCATCTGTTTGTTCACCGGATGAGTGGACTTGGATGACTCTTATCATATATACATGTTCCAAG AGCTGTTGCCCTTCGTTATGTGCTGAGAAACCTGGGGGCTGTTGCTGGGGAGTTTCAGAGGAGGAGATCATCATTCAAGATGATTCCTGA
- the LOC109704156 gene encoding uncharacterized protein LOC109704156, which produces MDLNMVGASLTQIGRTPTVCKNDNLGDTTLRLNCLGFGMGTVSPYSQTNNSFPAQDDGCRLVLGLGPTPNLYCADYHSSGTSKAKEPATLFGQSFSMCDPEMLKLGLPRETPETIQAVTPSNFPTQSPSLEKGPSFPVVDEGSTSAKRKSGGYMPSLLFAPRPQTVGGNNVSPPETRDLLEPDVDDTNHQYSIQYQLHLSPEPSATTDCSFGANSDMVISATASEQHSHHHHPKKCRFKGCSKGARGASGLCIAHGGGQRCQKPGCNKGAESRTAYCKAHGGGRRCQQLGCTKSAEGKTDYCIAHGGGRRCSHQGCTKAARGKSGLCIRHGGGKRCTREGCTRSAEGQAGLCISHGGGRRCQFQECNKGAQGSTLYCKAHGGGKRCIFEGCTKGAEGSTPLCKGHGGGKRCLFEGGGVCPKSVHGGTNFCVAHGGGKRCVVPGCTKSARGRTDCCVRHGGGKRCKFEGCEKSAQGSTDFCKAHGGGKRCTWSTGCEKFARGKSGLCAAHGSLMISQQERDKCGSMIGPGLFRGIVSSSTTVGNSTENEYSSSGMSTLSDCVESQESMGRRQLLIPPQVLVPLSMKSSSLSVPAGGGREGGGSQEQSFGFVVPEGRVHGGGLMSLLGGSLRNTIDGGKV; this is translated from the coding sequence ATGGATCTTAACATGGTGGGTGCTTCACTCACGCAAATTGGACGCACGCCAACTGTTTGCAAGAATGACAACTTGGGTGATACTACATTGCGTCTGAACTGCCTAGGCTTTGGAATGGGTACAGTTTCTCCATATTCACAAACCAATAACAGTTTCCCTGCTCAAGATGATGGTTGCAGGCTGGTCCTTGGATTAGGCCCCACACCAAATCTGTATTGTGCGGACTATCACAGTTCCGGAACCAGTAAGGCCAAAGAACCTGCAACTTTATTTGGTCAAAGTTTTTCTATGTGTGATCCAGAAATGTTAAAACTGGGCCTTCCAAGGGAGACTCCAGAAACAATTCAAGCTGTAACACCAAGCAACTTCCCGACCCAATCTCCATCCCTCGAAAAAGGTCCGTCGTTTCCGGTTGTTGATGAAGGTTCAACTTCAGCTAAGAGAAAATCAGGTGGATACATGCCGTCTCTTCTTTTTGCGCCAAGACCCCAAACTGTTGGTGGTAATAATGTATCCCCACCGGAAACTCGGGATTTACTGGAGCCTGATGTTGATGATACCAATCATCAATATTCTATTCAGTATCAGCTTCATCTCAGTCCTGAACCTTCAGCCACAACAGACTGTTCTTTCGGTGCAAATTCAGATATGGTCATCAGTGCAACTGCCTCTGAGCAGCATAGTCATCACCACCATCCTAAAAAATGTAGATTCAAAGGATGCTCTAAAGGTGCTAGAGGTGCGTCAGGACTCTGTATTGCTCATGGAGGCGGCCAGAGGTGTCAGAAGCCTGGCTGCAACAAAGGTGCTGAAAGCCGAACAGCTTACTGCAAAGCCCATGGAGGAGGGCGGCGGTGCCAGCAGCTTGGGTGCACTAAGAGCGCAGAGGGGAAGACGGACTACTGCATAGCCCACGGCGGTGGGCGGCGGTGCAGTCACCAAGGTTGCACAAAGGCTGCGCGGGGCAAATCTGGGCTGTGTATCAGGCATGGTGGTGGGAAGCGATGCACGAGAGAGGGGTGCACCCGGAGCGCTGAGGGGCAGGCCGGACTGTGCATCTCTCATGGCGGGGGCCGCCGGTGCCAGTTTCAAGAGTGCAACAAGGGCGCTCAGGGTAGCACCCTGTACTGTAAGGCCCATGGTGGGGGGAAGCGATGCATCTTTGAAGGCTGCACTAAGGGGGCTGAGGGGAGCACCCCTTTATGCAAAGGGCATGGCGGGGGCAAGCGTTGTCTTTTTGAGGGAGGCGGTGTTTGCCCTAAGAGCGTTCATGGTGGCACAAATTTCTGTGTGGCCCATGGAGGAGGGAAGCGGTGCGTGGTGCCCGGGTGTACCAAGAGTGCCCGTGGGCGTACTGATTGCTGTGTGAGGCATGGTGGTGGGAAGCGGTGCAAGTTTGAGGGGTGTGAGAAGAGCGCACAGGGGAGCACGGATTTTTGCAAGGCCCATGGGGGAGGAAAGCGGTGTACCTGGAGCACAGGGTGCGAGAAGTTTGCAAGGGGTAAGAGTGGTCTATGCGCAGCTCATGGGAGTCTGATGATTTCGCAACAGGAGCGCGACAAGTGCGGGAGCATGATAGGACCTGGCCTGTTTAGAGGTATTGTGTCAAGCTCGACGACAGTAGGGAACAGTACGGAGAATGAGTACTCTTCTTCCGGCATGAGCACCTTATCAGACTGTGTCGAGTCGCAGGAGAGTATGGGGAGGAGGCAGCTACTTATACCGCCTCAAGTGTTGGTTCCACTCTCTATGAAGTCCTCTTCGTTGTCGGTACCAGCGGGTGGGggaagagagggaggaggaagcCAGGAGCAGAGCTTTGGGTTTGTGGTCCCTGAGGGACGGGTGCACGGCGGCGGGCTAATGTCTTTGCTTGGTGGGAGTCTCAGAAATACAATTGATGGTGGGAAGGTGTGA